GATCGTCGGCATGTGGGTCATACTGCAGCAGATGCGTGATGCGGGTCGAAAACGACAAGCCACCCTGATCGCCAATATCGGTGGCGAATCGGCTATCCCCTTCCGGTGCGTTGTTGAAACCACCGGTGCGGAAGAAGCTGTACGCCCAATAGGTCAACTCGTCGCGCGAATTGTTCGAGGCCATCGCCCCCACGCGGCGGAAGGGAACGAACGCCAAGAACGGCAGCGACCGTTCCAGGAAAGGCAGGTGGCGGAAACCGCTCATGGCATCGACGCTGAACGGCTGAAGATATTGCCCGATGCGCACCGAGCGGAGGATCGGCAAATTGTCCTGCTCGACCCACATGTCGAAGAAGCTGGGCCGGCCCGCGGTGGCGAAGTCGACTTCCATCATGTACGCCGTGAACGTCGATACGTTGCCAATCACCGCCAGACGAGCGCGGCGAAAGCCCAGGCCGTTCTGTCCGTTGCCGACCGTGTCCTTGTTCAACTGGTCTTGCGACATCATGTAGTCGTCGAGCTGCGTGAAGCCGGTGAGCTTCGCCGAGGGATACTTGGCGCCGCGTTCGGCCGCTAACTGGTCCTCGAAGCGGTCCCAGGCCGATTCCAGGTCGGTCATTCGCTGCGGCAGCCCGGTCGGCGCGATCTCGCCGTTCGTTTGCGAGTCGAGGCGCTGCTGGGTCGCTTGCAACTGGCGCTCGGTCGCCCCCAGCCGCTCGATCGTCTTATCCAGTGCGGTGCGCAGCGACTGCACCTGATTGCTGATATCCAGGGGGTTGTTCGACCTGCCCGTGTCGGCTGGAGCAAAAGGATCAAGCGCGCCCGAGGGGCCGGGCCGTTGATCCGCCGGATTCTGCTGCAAGAGAGCGGTCGTGCGCAGCACCGTGCCGGGACCGGGAGCCGCAGCCGTGCCTCCCGATTGCGCG
Above is a window of Pirellulales bacterium DNA encoding:
- a CDS encoding porin, which produces MPAPGASLLARPEDRLSAIAQSGGTAAAPGPGTVLRTTALLQQNPADQRPGPSGALDPFAPADTGRSNNPLDISNQVQSLRTALDKTIERLGATERQLQATQQRLDSQTNGEIAPTGLPQRMTDLESAWDRFEDQLAAERGAKYPSAKLTGFTQLDDYMMSQDQLNKDTVGNGQNGLGFRRARLAVIGNVSTFTAYMMEVDFATAGRPSFFDMWVEQDNLPILRSVRIGQYLQPFSVDAMSGFRHLPFLERSLPFLAFVPFRRVGAMASNNSRDELTYWAYSFFRTGGFNNAPEGDSRFATDIGDQGGLSFSTRITHLLQYDPHADDRYLWDVGVSYNYSRMTGNTASGQRPFYQARTGPEFGPIGDGIDTIPATFGAASYNASNFTPPQFIDSGRFLADSFNLFGVETLYQNGAFSAQGEFMATGVNSVVGPIWYTGAYGEVMYRLTGEHRGYDKRLAAFKNPVPFTDFISLKPGGIKGWGSWEIAARLSYVEMRNPSSLTAADYISGTNATGNGTLTDVTVGLTWLLNYHTKLQFNWIHAMLNNRQMGFSVADNSVSRIQVDF